The nucleotide window CGATCGCGAACTACCTGGCGCAGCATGGCTGGAGCGACGACCAGACCTGGGGCCGGCCGGTGCGTCTGCCGGACGATCCGGGCTTCCGCGCCCGTCTGCCGGAACGCAGCGGGCGGTCGGGCTGCCGGGCGATCGACGCCATGACCGACACGCTCCGACTCTCCGAATGGCAGGCCCTCGGGGTGCGCCGGATCGATGGCACGGACCTCCCGGGGCGCGATCTGCCGGCTTCGCTGGTAGAACCGGACGGGGCGGAGGGTCCGGCGTTCCTTGTCTATCGGAACTACCATTCCATCTTGCGGTATAACTGCGCACACCTGTACGGTCTGGCTGTCGCCACTCTGTCCGACCATCTCTGGCCGGCGGAGTAGGGAGGGTCCGCCGGAGAGCGAGGGGGACAGTATGATCGACGGCGTTCGGAAAGGCTGGCGGCCCGGCATCGCCGCTGTCATCGCGGCAGGCGTGCTTGCCCTGGCGGGCTGCGCCGAATCGCAACTGGCGGTGCACGTCGCCAAGAAGGCCAATCACGCCGCCCAGCCGACGCCGCAGGAACGGAAGATCCACGCCGAACGCGTGCGGGCGGCCAGCCTGCGGCCCTACACGATCAACAATGTGCGCTACTTCCCGAAGGACGATCCGAAGTACGACGAGACGGGACTCGCGTCCTGGTATGGCGAGCCGTTCCATGGACGGCTGACCGCGGCGGGCGAAATTTATGACATGAACCGTGTCTCGGCGGCTCACAAGACCCTCCCGCTGCCGACCACGGTGGAAGTCACCAATCTCGAGAACGGGCGGGTGCTGGTGGTCCGCGTCAACGACCGGGGACCCTTCGTCGATGGCCGCATCATCGATCTGTCGCGGCGCGCGGCCCAGTTGCTGGGCTTCGAGCACGACGGCGTGGCCCGCGTGCGGGTGCGCATAAAGGGCTCGCCCGACGACGCTTTCGTGATGCGCACGAAGGCGATCACCGTCGCGGAAGAGAAGAGCGTCACTGCAGCGCCGCGGCCGACGGTGAAGGTCGCCGCCCTGGCGCCGCCGGATGCCGCAGAGGGCGCGTCGGCCATGTCGCTCTCCACTCCCGCCGTGACCCGGGCGCCGGCCGCGCCGCCCGATGTGCTGCCGGAACAGGCCGCGGCGGCAGAGACGGTCTACCGCGTGCCCGTGGATGCCGACACGCGCCTGTTCGTGCAGGCCGGCGCCTTTACCGATTACCAGAATGCGCTGCGCATGAAGGCGATGCTCTCGCCCGTCGGCGGCGTCGATATCCAGCATACGCTGATCGACGACCGCGACTTCTACCGTGTGCGGATCGGACCCCTGGGCGACGTGACCGAGGCCGACCGGGCCCTGGCGCGCATCAAGTCCCAGGGTGCGGGTGACGCGCGTATCATCGTCGACTAGACTTCCGCCCACCGGAAACAGAGCAGTAAGCGTAAGATCATGATCCGTGTGCTTTTCCTGCTGGTCATCGCCACGGTCGCCATGGCGGCCGCGCCGCGCGGGGCCAGCGCCGCCGACTTCGAGACCGCCGCCACCCACGCCATCATTCTCGACCACCGATCGGGCCGGGTCCTCTTCCGGAAGAACCCCGACGAGCCGATCCCGACCGCCTCGATGAGCAAGATCATGACCGTCTACATGCTGCTGGAGCAGCTCAAGGCGGGCACGCTCACCGAGGACGACACGTTCGTGGTCTCCGAGAAGGCCTGGAAGAAGGGCGGCTCCAAGATGTTCGTCGAGGTCGGCAAGCAGGTCCG belongs to Minwuia thermotolerans and includes:
- a CDS encoding septal ring lytic transglycosylase RlpA family protein → MIDGVRKGWRPGIAAVIAAGVLALAGCAESQLAVHVAKKANHAAQPTPQERKIHAERVRAASLRPYTINNVRYFPKDDPKYDETGLASWYGEPFHGRLTAAGEIYDMNRVSAAHKTLPLPTTVEVTNLENGRVLVVRVNDRGPFVDGRIIDLSRRAAQLLGFEHDGVARVRVRIKGSPDDAFVMRTKAITVAEEKSVTAAPRPTVKVAALAPPDAAEGASAMSLSTPAVTRAPAAPPDVLPEQAAAAETVYRVPVDADTRLFVQAGAFTDYQNALRMKAMLSPVGGVDIQHTLIDDRDFYRVRIGPLGDVTEADRALARIKSQGAGDARIIVD